One window of Geotoga petraea genomic DNA carries:
- the ispE gene encoding 4-(cytidine 5'-diphospho)-2-C-methyl-D-erythritol kinase, whose amino-acid sequence MKIKAPAKINLYLDVVGKKKDGYHEIVTLFNTIKMHDVLDINFSEKEYFTSNKNFNIPWKNNIIKKTIDTFKNETGFKFNLNISLEKHIPQGGGLGGGSADAAAVLRFLKEPYQISDSDIIKIGAKVGADVPFMIFNGTAIGKSIGEDLEYLEPLDLDIDIHPQGIVINTGEMYKLIDKNWSSLIHNGNPHDLYKALKNKDIKNIKFNLFNIFEQVVFPLNPSIYDNKNRLENKNTFCLMSGSGSTLFTIKNMVD is encoded by the coding sequence ATGAAAATTAAAGCCCCAGCAAAAATAAATTTATATCTCGATGTTGTTGGAAAGAAAAAAGACGGATATCATGAAATAGTAACTCTTTTCAATACAATTAAAATGCACGATGTTTTAGACATCAATTTTTCTGAAAAAGAATACTTTACATCAAATAAAAATTTCAACATACCTTGGAAAAACAACATCATAAAAAAAACCATAGATACATTTAAAAATGAAACGGGATTCAAATTTAACCTTAATATTTCTTTAGAAAAACATATACCTCAAGGTGGAGGCCTTGGAGGAGGATCAGCAGATGCAGCTGCTGTTCTTCGTTTTTTAAAAGAACCATACCAAATTAGCGACAGCGATATAATCAAAATAGGTGCTAAGGTTGGAGCTGATGTTCCATTTATGATATTTAACGGAACTGCTATAGGTAAATCTATTGGAGAAGATTTAGAATATCTTGAACCTTTAGATTTAGATATAGATATTCACCCTCAAGGAATAGTTATAAACACAGGAGAAATGTACAAGTTAATAGACAAAAATTGGTCAAGTTTAATACACAATGGAAATCCTCATGACTTATACAAAGCGCTGAAAAATAAAGACATTAAAAATATAAAATTTAACTTATTCAATATTTTCGAACAAGTAGTATTCCCTTTGAACCCGAGTATTTACGATAATAAAAATAGGTTAGAAAATAAGAACACTTTTTGTTTAATGTCTGGATCTGGAAGTACTCTATTCACAATAAAAAACATGGTAGATTAA